One genomic window of Triplophysa rosa linkage group LG11, Trosa_1v2, whole genome shotgun sequence includes the following:
- the LOC130561238 gene encoding pancreatic secretory granule membrane major glycoprotein GP2-like — protein MFEAGFSAHVLHLNDPGCRGTIQNGRVQFHFDNNYQICGTNLVANGTHIIYENFILGTPESGAGLISREKILKLNFSCIYPQTQTLSMIDINPLETRVNENLPAGEGRYQVRMVPYQDSEFSQPFTGRVDAELNQQIFVEVGVDGVDSFQFVTVIDTCWATPVNDPDYSLRWDLITGECPNPQDNTVELLQNGVSTSSRFSFRMFIFSSNATKVYLHCSVHLCLLSALSLSQHCYSGYERRNRRSLDFHDSSSISMGPLVVSDRNADLWVSEPFVKVFNIISYIL, from the exons ATGTTTGAAGCTGGTTTTTCAGCTCATGTTCTACATCTCAATGACCCTGGCTGCAGAGGAACCATCCAGAATGGAAGAGTGCAGTTTCACTTTGATAACAATTATCAGATCTGTGGCACTAATCTTGTG GCCAACGGCACTCATATCATCTATGAGAACTTTATTTTGGGGACACCAGAGTCAGGCGCAGGTCTCATCAGCAGAGAGAAAATACTGAAGCTAAATTTCAGCTGTATTTACCcccaaacacaaacactttcTATGATAGACATCAACCCACTGGAGAC CCGTGTGAACGAGAATCTTCCGGCTGGTGAAGGGAGGTATCAGGTGCGAATGGTTCCCTATCAGGATTCTGAGTTCTCTCAGCCCTTCACTGGTCGTGTGGATGCAGAACTCAATCAGCAGATTTTTGTTGAGGTCGGTGTTGACGGGGTTGACAGTTTTCAGTTTGTCACAGTGATTGACACATGTTGGGCTACACCTGTGAATGATCCAGATTACAGTCTGCGCTGGGATCTCATCACTGGAGA GTGTCCAAATCCACAAGACAACACAGTGGAGCTTCTGCAGAATGGTGTCTCAACATCCAGCCGTTTCTCCTTCAGGATGTTTATCTTCAGCTCAAACGCCACTAAAGTTTACCTGCACTGTTCTGTTCATCTGTGTCT tctctctgctctctctctctctcagcactGTTACTCTGGATATGAGCGGAGGAACCGCAGATCTCTGGACTTCCATGACAGCTCCTCCATCTCCATGGGTCCTCTGGTTGTGTCTGATAGAAACGCAg ATCTGTGGGTCTCAGAGCCTTTTGTGAAAGTGTttaatatcatatcatatattcTGTAA